From a single Lewinella sp. LCG006 genomic region:
- a CDS encoding T9SS type A sorting domain-containing protein — translation MKTVVSTFLALFFTVALFAQNFVADEFIVEYVGGTTHTQQQAVRDLFGITTTTNIGDGIELWEGIQFPITVTESGETTIINDVEALLYYINIQEGEEGQNTNTSASINNGNLNLLLQLEQDGAFNEDGTFDPLPYCDEEANSRLFSPVPERVDPSGAVRIIIIDQLVFGPGIGIIQLASGPENLGGTHGQKVYSVIDNILSQTELENVEYTSAPVFNSDGTATVATLIEIINYIMDNINSGLWSSGDMIILNFSANIVFPSNVDIDEIAYILSATWGRLLNNSTGANNIMLVSSVGNQGLISGNVFPGTMPYANEISVAGTQNCFALPWDNTNQDQYIFEIAAESENVLTTDGVNYFLSNGTSFAAPLVTAALAQIFYYYNNFGVHPGADVLKNTLLSLAQETPALMGTVQNGRVLDISDFNPGEVENPGNRKLNHSSTPTPTPLTLTPTPNPFTTTALVTIQLPEVDEVTISMYNMVGQLVHQEVISNQQEMTELEWPTPRRLARGTYLLRVQSGEAVAQTMVVKQ, via the coding sequence ATGAAAACAGTTGTAAGTACTTTTTTAGCATTATTTTTCACGGTAGCCTTGTTCGCCCAAAACTTTGTCGCGGATGAGTTTATCGTAGAGTATGTGGGAGGAACGACCCATACCCAGCAGCAGGCGGTGCGCGATCTTTTTGGCATTACCACTACCACCAACATCGGTGATGGAATTGAACTTTGGGAAGGAATTCAATTTCCTATCACCGTTACTGAAAGTGGAGAAACGACTATTATTAATGATGTGGAAGCGCTGTTGTATTACATCAATATCCAAGAAGGTGAAGAGGGACAAAACACTAACACTTCTGCCAGCATCAACAACGGCAACCTCAACCTCCTCCTCCAACTAGAGCAAGATGGAGCCTTCAATGAGGATGGTACTTTTGATCCTTTGCCTTATTGTGATGAGGAGGCGAATTCTAGATTGTTTAGCCCCGTACCTGAAAGAGTTGATCCCTCCGGAGCTGTTAGAATTATTATTATTGATCAGCTTGTCTTTGGGCCTGGTATAGGGATTATTCAATTAGCATCTGGACCAGAAAATCTGGGGGGAACTCATGGACAAAAAGTTTATTCAGTAATTGATAATATACTTTCACAAACTGAGTTGGAGAATGTTGAGTATACTAGTGCTCCAGTTTTTAACAGTGATGGGACAGCTACAGTTGCAACTCTTATTGAGATAATAAATTACATAATGGATAATATTAATTCTGGTCTATGGAGTTCAGGGGATATGATTATTTTGAATTTCAGTGCGAATATTGTTTTTCCAAGCAATGTTGACATTGACGAAATAGCTTATATTTTGTCAGCAACTTGGGGTAGACTTCTTAATAATTCAACCGGTGCAAATAATATTATGCTTGTTAGTAGTGTGGGTAATCAAGGATTGATTTCAGGTAATGTTTTTCCAGGAACCATGCCCTATGCTAATGAGATTTCAGTGGCTGGTACGCAAAACTGTTTTGCGCTACCTTGGGATAATACAAATCAAGATCAATATATTTTTGAAATTGCAGCTGAATCCGAGAATGTCCTTACTACCGACGGGGTAAATTACTTTCTCTCTAATGGCACTTCCTTTGCTGCTCCACTAGTCACTGCTGCACTCGCTCAGATTTTCTATTATTATAACAACTTCGGAGTACATCCAGGAGCAGACGTTTTAAAAAATACATTATTGAGTCTTGCTCAAGAGACACCTGCATTAATGGGAACAGTACAAAATGGGAGGGTATTAGATATTAGTGATTTCAATCCTGGTGAGGTGGAAAATCCGGGAAATAGAAAATTAAATCATTCATCTACCCCCACCCCCACCCCCCTCACCCTAACCCCCACTCCCAACCCCTTCACCACCACCGCCCTGGTCACCATCCAGCTGCCGGAGGTAGATGAAGTGACCATCAGCATGTACAATATGGTGGGACAGCTGGTACATCAGGAGGTGATCTCCAACCAGCAGGAGATGACGGAGTTGGAGTGGCCAACGCCTCGTAGGCTTGCCCGCGGCACCTACCTGTTGCGTGTACAATCTGGTGAAGCGGTAGCGCAGACAATGGTGGTAAAGCAGTAA
- a CDS encoding CHAT domain-containing protein yields the protein MDQAKYTDAKSLYLSYINTPNHSPNQAINGNLALAYLALGETQLAEPLLLKKHSFHLTNILSLNSNNNKAFLSNSHANLLQLYLQKKAYDQAEYHYSEALRLLLEVDSTGRLPRFAEIYFKKGKLEHALGKYDSSLAFLEKAMQVVAPELKTTGADENISIVGPFKRVIEIIGFRARVLASRGDPKGALQDVALLNRLVTQSRRSYQSSLSKFYLIQQVMPVYELGIQLNRQLYARTGKQQYLEQAYALNARNKAILLLESLQSDRAMTFAKLPLSVQEREKELRDALSEQEGFLYDAYQNDKPIDSLQSVVFEKEQAYFQFIQQLEKDYPAYYQLKYSADQPPLVADVQKQLHKDQAMLEYFVGQDSIYTFLMDGKNFKVFAKATPAGLTDSVELFRELLTNGIEKDCEQTYLRLGRYFYHLLLAKPLAQLGDQKNRLVIIPDGLLNYLSFEALLYKDIPQMNGADGFLIEKYAFSYAYSSKLLIEQAYYPRSASKSFVGFGMEYDDHTLDYLRQMDYGKFEEIDTTFTLPCGFTVDTTRRYLGKLAYSDDEVRDIVAITEGDSWLNEQVTKERFLQEASDYNLLHLSMHGSYDLEFPMNSALIFTRSDSSDVFLRASEIYGLSLTGEMAVLSACNTGYGKLQPGEGAMTLARAFHYAGIPSVVASLWSIPDNSSSRLMKLFYEQLSHGYPKDVALQKAKLIYLKDDQISSPTSRQPVHWAPSIVIGSVDPVKVRSASPWWPLAGILVVGLGFLIVFVRRDK from the coding sequence ATGGATCAGGCCAAGTATACTGATGCTAAATCTCTGTACTTAAGCTATATTAACACTCCAAACCACTCACCAAATCAAGCCATTAATGGCAATTTAGCGTTAGCATATTTAGCATTAGGTGAAACTCAATTAGCAGAACCTCTCTTATTAAAAAAACATAGTTTTCATTTAACAAATATCCTATCACTTAACTCAAACAACAACAAAGCCTTCCTCTCCAACTCCCACGCCAACCTCCTCCAACTCTACCTCCAAAAGAAAGCATACGACCAGGCTGAATATCACTACTCGGAGGCATTGCGCCTGCTACTGGAAGTAGACAGCACCGGCCGCCTGCCGCGCTTCGCGGAAATCTACTTCAAAAAAGGGAAGTTGGAGCATGCGCTGGGGAAATACGATAGCAGTCTGGCCTTTTTGGAGAAGGCCATGCAGGTGGTGGCTCCGGAGTTGAAAACCACTGGGGCCGATGAGAACATCAGTATTGTTGGGCCGTTTAAGCGGGTGATTGAGATCATTGGTTTTCGCGCGCGCGTGCTCGCCAGCAGAGGAGACCCCAAAGGCGCGCTCCAGGATGTGGCCCTGCTCAATCGACTGGTGACGCAGAGCCGGCGGAGCTATCAGTCGTCGCTTTCGAAATTTTACCTCATCCAGCAGGTGATGCCGGTTTATGAGTTGGGCATCCAGCTCAATCGACAATTGTATGCCCGAACTGGCAAGCAGCAGTACCTTGAACAAGCCTACGCCCTCAATGCCCGCAACAAGGCCATCCTCTTGCTCGAAAGCTTGCAAAGTGATCGCGCCATGACTTTCGCCAAACTACCGCTATCGGTGCAGGAAAGGGAAAAAGAACTCCGCGATGCGCTCTCCGAACAGGAGGGCTTCCTCTATGATGCTTACCAAAACGATAAGCCTATTGATAGCTTGCAAAGTGTGGTCTTTGAAAAGGAACAGGCCTACTTTCAGTTTATCCAGCAACTCGAAAAAGACTATCCGGCCTACTACCAGCTCAAATACAGCGCAGATCAACCTCCTCTGGTGGCCGATGTACAAAAACAACTGCACAAGGACCAGGCCATGCTCGAATATTTTGTGGGTCAAGACAGCATTTACACCTTCCTCATGGATGGCAAAAACTTCAAGGTCTTCGCCAAAGCTACGCCCGCTGGGCTCACTGATTCGGTGGAGCTGTTCCGGGAACTGCTCACCAATGGCATCGAAAAGGATTGTGAGCAGACCTACCTCCGGCTGGGGCGCTATTTCTACCATCTGCTATTGGCAAAACCACTGGCGCAACTCGGTGACCAGAAAAACAGGTTGGTGATCATCCCCGATGGGCTGCTCAACTATTTATCCTTCGAAGCACTGCTCTACAAAGACATCCCTCAGATGAACGGCGCCGACGGCTTCCTGATCGAAAAATATGCGTTTAGCTATGCCTATTCCAGCAAGCTGCTTATTGAGCAGGCGTATTACCCACGCTCCGCCAGCAAAAGTTTTGTAGGCTTTGGGATGGAATACGATGACCATACGCTTGACTACCTGCGGCAAATGGATTACGGTAAATTTGAAGAAATTGATACCACATTCACCCTCCCTTGCGGCTTTACTGTGGATACCACCCGCCGCTATTTGGGCAAACTGGCTTACTCCGACGATGAGGTCCGCGATATCGTAGCCATCACCGAAGGCGATAGCTGGCTCAACGAACAGGTTACCAAAGAAAGGTTTCTCCAGGAAGCCAGCGACTACAACCTACTGCACCTCTCCATGCACGGCAGTTACGACCTGGAGTTCCCGATGAATTCGGCGCTGATCTTTACCCGCAGCGATTCTTCGGATGTGTTCTTGCGCGCTTCCGAAATCTATGGCCTGTCACTCACCGGAGAGATGGCGGTGCTCAGTGCCTGCAATACCGGCTACGGCAAGTTACAACCCGGCGAAGGAGCCATGACCCTGGCCCGGGCATTCCACTATGCGGGCATCCCCTCGGTCGTCGCCAGTTTGTGGAGCATCCCCGACAACTCCTCCTCCCGATTGATGAAGCTCTTTTACGAGCAGCTGAGTCATGGTTATCCCAAGGATGTGGCCTTACAAAAAGCCAAGTTGATCTACCTTAAAGACGACCAAATCAGTAGTCCGACCAGTCGGCAACCCGTACACTGGGCCCCCAGTATTGTCATCGGCAGTGTCGATCCGGTAAAGGTGCGCTCGGCTTCGCCCTGGTGGCCTTTGGCGGGGATACTGGTGGTTGGATTGGGCTTCTTGATTGTGTTTGTGAGGCGGGATAAATAG
- a CDS encoding tetratricopeptide repeat protein encodes MVQRKHLLLLPLLLLVLFTSCGQQRHHWYRKSFSPEEKTALARTLVDGISNYYQGSPACQLILEEARTLDPNNALVYREIGVPYLKRGIASAFPHYYGKAADLDPLGWTGWRGYLYLYFYHDYERALTDFNRLDTITPGVVDYPQSVSVDFMRGICYLQLGQYPSAISYFDQHIKYETGVTGFKYIAPETFLFRGIAYLKMGDPATAIQSFETGLTLEDYNADLLYWLAKTHAQEGHTAQARRYLAQARQAFAKNDYNRRPYVEEFYQLYETDLTALASVLN; translated from the coding sequence ATGGTTCAAAGAAAACATCTCCTCCTGTTGCCGCTTCTGTTGTTGGTTTTATTCACCTCTTGCGGCCAGCAAAGGCATCATTGGTACCGTAAATCCTTCTCACCTGAAGAAAAAACAGCACTGGCTAGAACCCTCGTTGATGGTATTAGCAACTACTATCAAGGTTCTCCAGCCTGCCAACTGATCCTCGAAGAAGCGCGCACGCTAGACCCCAATAATGCATTGGTCTACCGCGAGATCGGCGTACCCTACCTCAAGCGCGGTATCGCCTCGGCCTTTCCCCATTACTATGGCAAAGCTGCCGACCTCGATCCTCTCGGCTGGACCGGCTGGCGCGGCTATCTTTACCTCTATTTCTATCACGACTACGAGCGTGCCCTCACCGACTTCAACCGCCTCGACACCATCACTCCCGGGGTGGTCGATTACCCCCAATCTGTCAGCGTCGACTTTATGCGGGGCATCTGTTACTTGCAGTTGGGGCAGTACCCTTCTGCCATCAGCTATTTCGATCAGCATATCAAGTACGAGACGGGTGTCACCGGTTTCAAATACATCGCTCCCGAGACTTTTCTCTTCCGCGGCATTGCCTACCTTAAGATGGGCGACCCTGCCACCGCTATCCAATCCTTCGAAACCGGCCTCACGCTCGAAGATTACAATGCCGACCTCCTTTACTGGCTCGCCAAAACCCACGCACAAGAAGGTCACACTGCCCAAGCTCGCCGCTATCTAGCCCAAGCCCGACAAGCTTTTGCCAAAAATGACTATAACCGCCGCCCCTACGTAGAAGAATTTTACCAGCTCTACGAAACAGATCTGACCGCTCTGGCCTCGGTTTTGAACTAG
- a CDS encoding DMT family transporter produces the protein MNERNKGLITVLLAALVWSSAGLFIKWLPQEAFTILCVRAMYTMLVFFAVYRLKVFTFNWLTLWNSLFYAALLICFVSATKLTTAANAIFLQYTGVAYVLLLEPLLFKQKYQPINIITTVLCFLGMSLFFMDGLDVSGGWGLLIAALSGVAYAGFMLGQRANPHEYHVSAVFWGNFLVVLVGLPSFLAAGTFTGSEHLMLAYLGLIQMGLGYLLFTYGLKRTTATEASLLTMLEPLFNPVWVAIGFGERPSAMAIVGGVIIVAALVLRILVLKRVKRVRRIMK, from the coding sequence ATGAACGAAAGAAACAAAGGTTTAATCACCGTTTTGTTGGCGGCACTGGTGTGGAGCAGTGCAGGACTATTTATTAAGTGGTTGCCGCAAGAAGCCTTTACCATTCTCTGCGTCCGGGCCATGTATACAATGCTGGTCTTTTTTGCGGTTTACCGGCTGAAGGTCTTTACTTTCAATTGGCTTACCCTGTGGAACAGCCTTTTTTATGCAGCCCTGCTCATTTGTTTTGTTTCGGCGACCAAGTTGACGACGGCGGCGAATGCCATTTTTCTGCAGTACACAGGCGTGGCTTATGTTTTGCTATTAGAGCCTTTGCTTTTCAAGCAGAAATATCAACCCATCAATATCATTACGACGGTCTTGTGCTTTTTGGGGATGAGCCTCTTTTTTATGGACGGGTTGGATGTCTCTGGAGGCTGGGGGCTCCTGATTGCTGCACTGTCGGGTGTTGCTTATGCCGGTTTTATGCTCGGGCAGCGGGCGAATCCGCACGAGTACCATGTATCGGCAGTTTTCTGGGGGAATTTTTTGGTGGTCTTGGTGGGCCTCCCCAGCTTTCTGGCTGCCGGAACATTTACGGGATCAGAACACCTGATGCTGGCCTATCTTGGCTTGATCCAGATGGGGCTCGGGTATTTATTGTTCACTTATGGTTTGAAACGAACCACCGCTACAGAAGCTAGTTTGTTGACCATGTTAGAGCCTCTGTTCAACCCTGTATGGGTAGCAATTGGTTTTGGTGAGCGTCCCAGCGCCATGGCTATTGTGGGTGGGGTGATCATTGTTGCCGCGCTTGTTCTTCGAATCTTGGTATTGAAACGGGTGAAGCGGGTAAGGAGAATTATGAAATAA
- a CDS encoding sensor histidine kinase, translating to MNNLLQRYRPLWLGALITLFLVISLRAIGFLLIDPSEMGPNLVIFTFWWLLLAFLLYRFDRVAHKMKLLGHLGIMAFLLIAAIVVGSSSAFDDNPLTITLLIAAALYLFRWLVPNFFRLYQWFIIGSYLVLLTIFAVARFKPAYFEAHSDVLYAAFFWPVPLLLALWVYQQWKWLKSIRAEKAEAELALLKSQINPHFFFNTLNNLYSLTVEQSPKAPEMIVKLSEMMRYTIYEGKKEWVPVLEEVHYLQNYLELQEIRHHHQVNISFYQELEPGVQVSPLLFIVLLENAFKHGAEHLLKDAYIQLQLVAKESQITFSVENNFDPEVLTSSTDGIGLENLRRRLNLVYPGNYTLKTIKTDNTYQAILTIG from the coding sequence ATGAATAACTTACTCCAACGTTATCGCCCGCTTTGGTTGGGCGCACTGATCACCCTCTTCTTGGTCATTAGCTTACGGGCGATTGGCTTCCTGCTTATCGACCCTAGCGAAATGGGCCCCAATCTGGTCATCTTCACTTTTTGGTGGCTGTTGCTGGCTTTTTTGCTGTACCGTTTTGATCGGGTTGCCCACAAGATGAAGCTACTTGGGCACCTGGGTATCATGGCATTTTTGCTAATCGCCGCCATTGTGGTGGGCAGTTCCTCCGCTTTCGACGATAACCCGCTGACCATCACACTGCTGATTGCTGCGGCACTCTACCTATTCCGCTGGCTCGTGCCCAATTTTTTCCGTCTTTATCAATGGTTCATCATCGGTAGCTACCTGGTTTTGCTAACTATTTTTGCGGTCGCTCGATTTAAGCCTGCTTATTTTGAAGCCCATTCCGATGTTTTGTACGCCGCTTTTTTTTGGCCCGTGCCCTTGCTGCTGGCACTATGGGTTTACCAACAATGGAAGTGGCTAAAATCTATCCGCGCGGAAAAGGCGGAGGCCGAACTCGCACTACTCAAATCCCAGATCAATCCTCATTTTTTCTTCAATACCCTCAACAACCTCTACTCCCTCACGGTAGAGCAGTCGCCAAAAGCACCAGAGATGATCGTGAAGCTATCGGAGATGATGCGCTATACCATCTACGAAGGAAAAAAGGAGTGGGTGCCGGTGTTGGAAGAAGTACATTACTTGCAAAATTACCTCGAGCTACAAGAGATCAGGCACCACCACCAGGTGAACATCAGTTTCTACCAAGAGCTTGAGCCAGGAGTGCAAGTATCGCCCTTATTGTTTATTGTCTTGTTGGAAAACGCCTTCAAACACGGGGCCGAGCATTTGCTGAAAGATGCTTATATTCAACTTCAGCTTGTCGCAAAAGAAAGCCAAATCACTTTTTCTGTCGAGAATAATTTCGATCCCGAAGTACTAACAAGCAGTACCGACGGGATTGGCCTGGAAAACCTTCGTCGACGGCTGAACCTCGTCTACCCCGGCAACTACACGCTCAAAACAATAAAGACTGACAACACTTACCAAGCCATATTAACCATCGGATAA
- a CDS encoding thioredoxin family protein: MKHLVWEDLSNRYSYAEFRQLTNELLAKGLTTGSDHSPAMIHYTELNVTRMNRLDKRSRLTEETLAALHKIKRPLVWLTITEAWCGDAAQIIPVLEQMANEQPLIDHYLILRDEHLEIMDAFLTNGARAIPVTIVIDKESNEVLGHWGPRPEVLQHQVMEAKAATLATVNPDERALIAEQAKIDTQKWYARDKTLSTQREVLELIGTLLEY; this comes from the coding sequence ATGAAGCATCTTGTTTGGGAAGACCTCTCCAACCGCTATTCTTACGCGGAATTCAGACAACTGACCAATGAATTACTAGCCAAAGGGCTAACCACGGGTAGCGACCATAGCCCAGCCATGATTCATTATACGGAACTGAACGTTACTCGGATGAATAGGCTGGACAAGCGTTCGCGCCTGACTGAAGAGACGCTTGCAGCATTACACAAGATAAAACGACCGCTAGTCTGGCTGACCATTACCGAGGCCTGGTGTGGTGATGCGGCACAGATTATTCCCGTATTGGAACAAATGGCTAACGAGCAGCCCCTTATCGACCACTATCTCATTCTCCGCGATGAACATCTGGAGATTATGGATGCCTTTTTGACGAACGGAGCCAGAGCTATTCCTGTCACCATTGTCATTGACAAAGAAAGCAATGAAGTGCTTGGTCACTGGGGCCCGCGCCCTGAAGTTTTACAACACCAGGTAATGGAAGCAAAGGCCGCTACCTTAGCTACCGTCAACCCCGATGAACGGGCACTTATTGCAGAGCAGGCTAAGATCGATACGCAAAAATGGTACGCCCGAGACAAGACCCTCTCTACCCAGCGTGAGGTACTAGAATTGATCGGAACGCTCTTAGAATATTAA
- a CDS encoding LytR/AlgR family response regulator transcription factor produces MIKYLIVDDEPLAHQLIRKFAQELPHLQLVQQCYNALEAMAYLRQHPVDLIFLDLHMPRLSGFDFLRTLGQPPKVIVTTAHKEFALEGYELNVADYLLKPFSFERFLKAINNAFPVQGPPPPTTMVAEPSTTVQRLFVKGDKVYHHLHLPDILLLEAYGSYTKVHLLTGMLLTHTPLSFYLQQLPSATFLRVHKSFIVATPKIDRIAGNRIYIGSHEVPIGQTFKQQVMALLP; encoded by the coding sequence ATGATCAAATACCTCATTGTCGACGATGAACCCCTGGCCCACCAACTTATCCGTAAATTTGCCCAGGAGCTTCCGCATTTGCAGTTGGTACAGCAGTGCTACAACGCACTCGAAGCCATGGCTTATCTTCGTCAACATCCGGTCGATCTAATCTTTCTTGACTTACACATGCCTCGCCTCTCTGGGTTCGATTTTCTGCGTACGCTGGGCCAGCCACCCAAGGTGATTGTCACCACGGCCCACAAAGAATTTGCCCTTGAAGGCTATGAACTCAATGTGGCCGACTACCTCCTCAAGCCCTTCAGCTTCGAAAGATTCCTAAAGGCCATCAACAATGCTTTTCCGGTGCAAGGCCCTCCCCCACCCACCACTATGGTAGCTGAACCCTCCACGACGGTACAGCGCCTTTTCGTCAAAGGTGACAAGGTCTATCATCATCTCCACCTGCCCGATATCCTGCTGCTTGAGGCTTACGGCAGCTATACCAAGGTACATCTGCTCACAGGGATGCTGCTCACCCATACTCCGCTTTCTTTTTATCTCCAACAGCTCCCGTCCGCTACATTTCTGCGCGTCCACAAATCCTTTATCGTTGCCACGCCCAAGATCGATCGCATTGCTGGCAACCGTATTTACATTGGCAGCCATGAGGTGCCTATCGGGCAGACTTTCAAGCAGCAGGTGATGGCCTTGTTGCCTTAG
- a CDS encoding M61 family metallopeptidase, translated as MKKLILSALILLSIGLSAHTQQAIQYSLNLENIQHHELGVEVHFPSLPPQPLVVRMPTASPGRYATHNFAKNVYGVEAFSLDGKALSVSRTGLNEWTVAGHKGAAVFKYTLYANRADGTYAKVDNRKLHLNMPATFAYGVGLSDRPIELTIPADQQPDWTVGTQLQRVGDRRFRAPDYYYFYDSPTFVGDIRFRRWTVASGSRTDTIEMAFLTPDPDSLLDAYAEWTQQVVLEQQAIYGELPAFDFGRYTFLCAYNPYVNGDGMEHRNSTVCSASVPLEGYNDRLIGTISHEFFHCWNVERIRPASLEPFNFDEANLSGELWFAEGFTSYFDDLSLQRAGILSAEDYVKGLTGTLNYVLLRPGTRYRGPIGMSQCAPFVDAASSIDKDNFDNTFISYYSYGAVLGLALDLELRRDHNTSLSSFMRLVWERYGKPEIPYHIPDLEHLLGELTGDKDFAKNWFATHIYNSGLPDVKGLLEDFGVKMELNETDSVGFYGLRLRDTEKGLQVGGTVFANSPLYGAGLEEGDYIIALNDLPVENKKAWDEAVAGIKIGQPCRIQFVQNGIETLGAFTATYDPSFSVSLLPENELKSKVKKRQDAWLASGRE; from the coding sequence ATGAAGAAACTTATCCTTAGTGCCCTTATTTTGCTCAGCATTGGCCTATCGGCACACACCCAGCAAGCGATTCAATATTCCTTAAACCTTGAGAACATCCAGCACCATGAGTTGGGTGTGGAGGTACACTTCCCTTCCTTGCCGCCGCAGCCACTGGTGGTACGTATGCCGACGGCTTCCCCCGGGCGATATGCGACCCACAATTTTGCAAAAAATGTCTATGGGGTTGAAGCTTTTTCATTGGACGGCAAGGCCCTTTCTGTCAGTAGAACAGGACTGAACGAGTGGACGGTAGCAGGCCACAAGGGGGCGGCAGTTTTCAAATACACCCTGTACGCCAACCGCGCCGATGGGACCTATGCCAAGGTCGACAACCGTAAGTTGCACCTCAATATGCCCGCAACTTTTGCTTATGGAGTGGGCCTCTCTGACCGGCCAATAGAATTAACGATCCCGGCAGACCAACAACCGGATTGGACGGTGGGTACGCAATTGCAGCGGGTAGGTGATCGCCGTTTTCGGGCGCCAGACTATTACTACTTCTACGATAGTCCCACTTTTGTGGGAGACATTCGTTTCCGGCGCTGGACAGTAGCTAGCGGCAGCAGGACAGATACTATCGAAATGGCTTTTCTGACGCCTGACCCCGATAGTTTATTAGATGCTTACGCCGAATGGACCCAACAAGTCGTCTTGGAGCAGCAGGCCATTTATGGAGAGTTGCCTGCTTTTGATTTTGGCCGTTACACCTTTCTTTGTGCTTACAACCCTTACGTCAATGGTGATGGCATGGAACACCGCAACAGTACCGTTTGCAGTGCTTCCGTCCCGTTGGAAGGCTATAATGATCGCCTGATTGGAACTATTTCTCACGAATTTTTTCACTGCTGGAACGTTGAGCGGATACGGCCAGCTTCTTTGGAACCTTTCAATTTTGACGAGGCCAACCTCTCTGGCGAACTCTGGTTTGCCGAAGGTTTCACCAGTTATTTCGATGACTTGAGTTTGCAACGGGCTGGCATTTTGAGCGCTGAAGATTACGTCAAGGGACTTACTGGAACGCTCAACTATGTCTTGCTGAGACCGGGTACGCGTTACCGCGGACCGATAGGAATGAGCCAGTGTGCACCTTTTGTAGATGCTGCTTCTTCGATAGACAAAGATAATTTTGACAATACCTTTATCAGCTACTATTCCTACGGAGCCGTATTGGGCCTGGCCCTCGACCTGGAGCTTCGCCGCGATCACAACACCAGCCTGAGTAGCTTCATGCGGCTGGTCTGGGAACGTTATGGAAAACCAGAAATTCCTTACCATATTCCTGACTTGGAACACCTTTTAGGGGAACTAACTGGTGATAAAGATTTTGCTAAAAATTGGTTTGCAACGCATATTTACAACAGCGGCCTTCCTGATGTAAAAGGACTTTTAGAGGACTTTGGTGTCAAAATGGAGCTCAATGAGACCGATAGTGTCGGCTTTTATGGCTTACGGCTGCGCGATACGGAAAAGGGACTACAAGTAGGCGGAACCGTATTTGCCAATAGCCCTCTTTATGGAGCAGGGCTAGAAGAAGGCGACTACATCATAGCACTCAATGACCTTCCGGTAGAAAACAAAAAAGCATGGGATGAAGCTGTCGCAGGAATAAAAATCGGCCAACCTTGTCGGATTCAGTTTGTACAAAACGGGATAGAGACCTTAGGGGCTTTCACAGCTACTTATGACCCTAGTTTCAGCGTCAGCTTATTGCCGGAGAATGAATTAAAGAGCAAGGTGAAAAAACGCCAGGATGCTTGGTTGGCGTCGGGGAGAGAGTAG